ACAACATAAATCATCTTtcatatgttgatgatattataatCCTCATATCTGGCAAGAAACAATCTCTTCAGAAAGTGATGCATGTATTAAAACAATATAAGGAGTTATCAGGCCAGTTGATCAATAAAGAGAAGAGTGCATTCTATAAGTTTCACAAGGTCGCAAGCAATTTATTTCTGCAGGTGGAACAAGTGACCGGTTTTTCAAGAGAACCATTTCCATTGATGTATCTAGGCTGTCCCATCTTTCATGCAAGAAGAAAGAAAGTGTCCTATAATGATCTTATCAGGAAAGTGAAGAATAAGCTGCAAATCTAGAAAGAAAAGCTCTTATCGTATGGTGGGAAGGTTGTACTAATAAGTAATGTGTTATAAACTATTCCTGTTTACTTGTTATCTGCAGTCATGCCAACTAATTACACTATTAATGAACTGCACAAGATATTTGTAAGAATTTTCTGGTCCAACAAGGAAGAAGGGAGAAGCAAGCATTGGGTTTCATGGGCTAAGATCTGTCTTCCAAAAAAAGAGGGTGGTTTTGCTTTCAAATCTCTATATGATGTGTCAAAAGCATTATTTACTAAGCTATGGTGGAAGTTCAGGATTGAAAAATACTATGTGGGCAACTTTCATGTGGAACAAGTATTGCAAGAAGCATAGGCCAACTGAAGTGCAGTGGAAGGGTGGATCTCAAACTTGGAATAAAATGCATGAAGCTAGGGACTTGGTTGATCATCATATTTGGTGGGAACCAAAAAGTGGATAATGCAATGTGTGGCAAGGTAACTGGACAAGATTAGGCTATTTAATAGATGATGCCAGTACAATCTAAAAATGATGAGCTATGCTTCTTCATGACAGATGAAGGATGGGATATTAAAAAATTGCAAGCTGTCTTTCCTTCGAACATAGTGAATCACATTAATTCAGATTTAGGATCTAATGTAAGGTGAGATGAAAAGGATAACCCTTGGTGGATATTGATTGCACATAGTAATTTCTCAGTTAAAAGTGCATGGAATACTCTCAGACAACATGATCAGTATTCTATGCATTTGACAAGATTATGGACTAAAGGTGTTTCTTTCAAAAACTCATTCCTGTTATGAAGAGTTTGGAAGTTTAAGTTACCAGTGGATGTTGTACTCAAGAGAATGAATATATCCATATGCAGATGTTGTGTTAACTCTCAGTATGAAGAAACCATGCAACATTTGTTCAGAACAGGTGAGTTTGCCATTATAATTTAGTTATACTACAGTGCAACAACTGGTGTCACAGGTTCTTTAGTGAAAATTCACCAAGCATTGGTGAAATAGTGGAATATACAGGGTTCTCCTATACTCAAAGTTGTTTATCAGGTTGTTCCAGCCTTCATTTGTTGACAGTTATGGAAGAGAAGGAATATTATTATGCATGGTAATAGCATGAGCAAGGTTAAGGTCATACATATCCATGGTTGAAGAATGTTCCTCGGGATTGGCCCCAGCTAGTTCAATACTTGGAAAGATACAAACTTCATACAAGAATCAGATTGGTGCAATGGAAATGTTCTCATGAAGGGTGGTTTAATGCAACACAGATGGTTCTTTAAGGGGTAATCCAGGACCAAGTTCAGTAGCTTTTTGTGTGAGaaatgaggggggggggggggggggggatttgaTATATGCTAGTGCAAGGAAGCTTCAAGATATAACAAACATTGGTGCAGAGGCAAGTACAATCCAGGATCGTATATCATATTGTATTGCAAATCATCTGGTTCCTGTGGTTATAGAATCAGATTCGTTGACCATGATCAACATTTTAGAAGGGACATAGGATAGTCCATGGAAGATTAGTATGGAAGTGAGAAGGATCAAGCAGTGGAGAGATACGGGCCATGTACAGTTTGCTCACATCTTGAGAGAAGGCAATGTACTGGCAGATTGTTTAGCTAacatggtttttgattttgcaggttcAATCCAAATACATAGCTTTTAAGACTTACCAATAGCTGCAAGGAGGATTCTGAATAGTGATAAGATTGCAATGCCTACATCAGGCAGTCAACACATAAGATCAGAGAACTAGATTGATTCAAGATGATGCTATAACAGGCTAAATTGAGTTCCAATTTTTAAGACTGTATAGTCATCTAAGGTTATCCTATCTAGTGAGTTTCACTGTTCAAACTGCTAGAAGGATTTATTTAGATAATTGTTACAGGATACATTCAGTATTCAGATTGTTATCTATATGCTTTAAATGGTTTTCATTCACACTAAAAGGTAGCAGTTTCACAACACCATCAGATGAAGAGTGTGCTAGTATACTGCTTGCCTTTGTTCACATGGATTTGATACTGTAGCACCTGGTAAGAGCTTGAGGTGTCTGATAGTGGCATCAATCCAAAGTAGAAGATGAGTCCAGACTTAACTGATTGATGGAAGTTTTGTTACTTCTGCATCACACTTAGGATTTGCTATTTTCTTAGTCTTAATCTTAGTTAGCCTAGATTTCTTTTAATCTGGTTTTGTGATTCCATTGTGTAAATAAGTCTCTTTTTATTAATAAATCATCACCAAATCTTGTTGTGTGATtcttttgccaaaaaaaaaataaaaaatcacggACATCAGAATCCAAGAAGGGGTATTCTCTCTCTTACATCTCCTTCAAGGTTAACTTTTAGCTTGTGTTGTCTTGAAAGGAAGTTGTTTCCATGCTCTGCTTTTTGGTCACCTTCGTAGTAAACATTACAGGTGAGACATTAATGTTCATGGATTCTTTGTTGTCACTCTTAGGCACGAACTTGCTCCATCTCTTGGGTTCATGCTTGTCCTTTCCTTTGGGAGGGTAGTAGAGAGGCATTGCTTCATTTCCAGCGGAAGACGTgctcaactccatgtcatgagcatGAGTAGCTAATTCTTCAAAGGACTTTGGCTTAATTCCTTGCAAGATGTAGCGAAGTCCCCAGTTCATTCCTTGGATACACATCTCTATCCCATAAGTTTCATTGAGCCTATTTTTGCAGTTTAGACTTGCATTTCTCCATCGATTAATGAAATCGATAACTGGGTTTTCCTTTCTCATGCGAGTGCTTGTAAGTTCCACCATGCTCACAGTATGCCTTGTGCTATAAAATCGATTGAGGAACTTCTACTCTATTTGCTCCCAATTATCGATAGAATTAGGTTCGAGATCAGTGTACCTACCAGTCAAAGGTGTTCCCTTTGAGGGAGCGAATAAACTAATTGACAAGATAGTCTTCGTAAATCCTAGCGTTTTTACTTGTTTCAAAAAATGTGCAACATGTTGCTTTTGATTTCCTTTGCTCTCAAATTGCTAAAATTTGGAAGACTGATAACCGGCGGGTATCTTGAAGCTATCAATTCTTATAGTTGACGGCTTTGCATAAGTAAAAGAAGACTTGGAAGAAACTTTGTACTTATCCTTGATAGTACCTTCGATGAACTCCTTTAGTTGGTCAAGTGGAATAATATCTTCAGAAGAAACTGGAATTTCCTTGGTTGACAGTGTTGTTTGTGCGAGGTTCAGTTCCTTATGCTTCTGGAGCCTTCCCAGGTGCATGGATTGATTCTCCTTCCATTAAGTCATCCATCTTGTCCATCAACTTTTCAATCCGAGCATCTTGATTTTACATATGCTTGGCAAGTTGTTGATTGCCTTTGTCAAGTTTGCTAGTGTATCCTCCATAGATGAAGCGTTAATTACCATCGATTGCATGATTGTTGGGGAAGTTGGAGAATAGCATGGATTGTCACATAAGTAGATCTTTAATTGGCTTACTTCATGTCGTGTGGGTAGAGAGGATCGGTCGCTTAAAGTATCATCATCTTTCTTCATAGCAGAGTTCTTGGATGCAGAGAGATCAAGTAGAGCTAGAGTCTTCTTAATCCTTTCAATAATGTTGCTTCCTCCGTGCGATGCTTTGGTGGAGGATCTTGCTCTTTTTGGGGATGAAGAACCGAAAACAAGAGTTGATGCAGATGACACTTGGAGTGGTTGTTGTCCCATCATGCTTTCTTTGCTCCTCGTAACTGGCCCAATGCTTCTAAAGGTAATGTTGAGGATGTTTTTCATATCAACAGAGAACTTGGAGTCAGCAACCTTAGAGGAAATTGATTCGGAGTTGATCTTCTTTTAGGCCATGTCGATGTTCTTGAACTTTGCTAATCGAAAAGTTGAGATGAGAGGTAGAGCTTGTCCCACTGGGCATGCCAGAATTTGTAAACAATAAAATTAGAgtaaagaaaataataatcaagacagaaAAATCTCGCAACAATTGTAGTATTTGGTTTCAAATATGAGTGTTACCATCTCTATGATTCTTCTTTTCAATAATAAactcaagggcttttgagcttgatcttgaacttgatggatttgattttgacttgtacttgaattcaaggacctgaagcttgatcttgaatttgGTGGTCTTGATCTTAAGAACTTGTAGAGAAATAATTGCGTGCTTGAAACtatagcttgtagagaaatctacAGCGTTTGATCCACGAGTTCTCTCTGGATTCTTTTTAGCATTCTGGTCCCTTTTTTTGAATTATGAGATCCCAGTTTACAGTTTTAGGATGGaagagttgtgataaggacaatCCTTTTTCGACCAATCAGAATGAAtgactaggcatgctgcatcattttgacaccTGGCGTGCAGCTCCTTCGTTTGACTTGgtgtgccacgtcatttgacatgtgGCAACAAAGTGGGTCTCAAGAATAAAGTGGTATTTTGGGCTCGGCAAAGTGGACTTGTCATTTGTAGCCCAATTAAATGGGCTAGTCTAATGCATTTGGACCATTTTAATCAAATCCTTTTTCATTTGACTTAAATAGATAATTCAATTGTAGCCCATAATATCTATTTGGACTAGTACATTTTGAATTTAATATAATCCGAATTTCTTATGAAtctaaatttaataaaattttgtTATCCACAAGTACATCTAAGATCCTCGTACAATGCGGTATGAATTTAAAATTCAAAAGGTAATTTATTATGCAAATCAATTGCCAAACTCATTTACTGACTCAAAATTAAGTATCATAAATCAACAGGATCGATAGATAACCCATAGCCCTGGAATAGATTCTCTCATTAATCTTTACTCCAAATTTGGCTACGTGTTTCGTGCTGTATTTAGTGCTCATTGCACCTTATAATTTCCACAATAGTTATAATAAATTTCAATTACTTTTGAAAAGACGTGAATAAGTACTTCATGATAGTATAATATGGTTAATAGTTAAATAAGTCTCTGCGAGAAGGATACTCTGTTTCATCATGGTATTATTTATCAACCAGACATTATTTATCAATCACGTATGCGTCTGAATCCAAGAGTAGTTTACATGCCTCTAGTGATATTCTCGCCATATGGTCCCTAATTTACTGATAAAGGATTATGATGCAATGATTTGGTGAGTCACGTTCTTGTTTTGAATCTCTTGGGGCTCCCATTTATCTCACTGTGGTACGCAAATTAAGTAAACGTATTTGCTTGCTTACAAGACAAagagaaaagaaacaaaaatgaagATAAAACAATAATAATTCACAAATTCCAATAATTTCAGAATAGCATCGATCTTCATTGCTATGTTACAACTGTCAATATTGGTTCAAacatgaaaaagaaaaggaaaatatcTTGGTAAGGAATTAGAGCGTCTGGAAAATTGGGTATTAGTTGGTCTTCTCCATGTAGCTCAGTTAATGGTAGCTCTTGATTGAAATCTTCGCTTGGGCACCTCCTTGAATATATACAAAAATGAGTTCTGAACCAGGCTTTAGTACTCTATTCCACTGAGGAAGCTCATATGTGTTCTTCTCTGGGCATGGACTGAGCCCCCACAATGATCCTGAAAGGTTTTCAACTACCAACTTGAGATCTGTGATTGGATTTTGAGATGTGCTCTTCACCGCCACCTTGTGCTTGTAGTAAGTTGTTGGACCAATTGTCCATGTTGAAATTATGGAGTGCAAGAATATGACTGGTGCACCTGCAAGAAATGTCACTTTTTTATTTTCTGAGTATTGTATAAACATGCATTGCAAAATTTCAAAAGAAAAGCAAAAAGGAACTGTTTGATGGTCATAGTGCACTTAAAAAGTATTCCCCCATAGCTGGTGAAGAAAAATTATCTATGGAAAGATTAAGATCTTGCTATTATCAAGTTATTCATCTGATTTTGGTTTGATATTCTGGTACATATTTGGGATAAGAACCTGGAAGAGTTAAACAGATCATTGAATTCTAATGACTTTATTAATTATCctcatttgttttgtttttttcctttttaattctCTGTGGTGGGTAGAGGGGTGCTCAATTTCTAGCACAAGAAGAAACATGGAAGTGCAATGTCAAATTGCTAACCTGGAGCTTTATTGTAGGGGTGTGAAGATTGTGGAGCTTTGTGGTTTGGTGCTGATGGTTGTGGGCGACGGGAAGCTGCAGGATACAAATGCGATTAATTGTGGTAAGTTTTCAATAGTTGTGAACCAACAATCGAACTTCATTTCAGTTTTTCTAATGCTTTAAAGTATAGTTACCAACCTGGAGGCTTCTGGTATGGTGTTGGTGATCTATGATGATAAGAACCTGAAGTTTAAAGCCGACATTACTAATTATATGACCGGACAAGATTGGAAATCTTAAGTAGAGCTTGAGATTTTGTAAAAGTTTACCTGAATAGCCCGAGAGGGACTGCAATTTGCAGAAGAGTCCTATAAGAGGAGCTGAACCAGAGATTGTTGGCTCAGTTTGTTCATAGTTGGACCTGTCATCACTGAAATCATCAGTTTTGCTGGGACCTCCCACAAGGCCACCGTGGATAATGTTGGGATTTGCCTGAGGGCGGCGATACCAAGTCTCAAATCCTTCTAAACAACTAACAGCAGAATGAAGGACTGAAATAGGGGCAATGGAGGCGCCTCTGTGGTGAACGTGGATTGGGTAGTTTTGTCCATAACCAACTAAGTAGCTGATAGCCTTGGGATTTTTACCAAGAATGTAATCAGCCTGTAGAATGCAGTATCATGAAATCGGTTAGAATTCTGAAATCTATCAATTAAATCAAGACTATCACAATTACAGCATCAACCCCTTgaaatatttcctttttctttcttaaaaaatAGTAGAAGGTGAAAATGAGCATAATTTTTGCTCAAATAATAGTTCAGGCCACCTGTTGAAATGGACATACCTGTGATTTTGCAAATGATAGGATATCTGATGGCTGAACTTGACCTTCAGGACATGTTAATACAGCTTTTTTCTCAGAAAGATAATCGGAGTACATGGCAAGTAAGAAAGCAGCTGATGAGGCGTATTGCAGATTATTCCATTCACGAACATAGATCAGGCCTCCTGGATAACATTATCGAAACAAACAAATATTTACTAACAAATCAGCATTTAGACATACCATTTATGGAAAATTCAACAGAGTTGTACTGACCAGGAGTCAGGGCTACATCGTATCCATCATTCTTTTGCAAACAAGCACAGGTAAAGTAATCTGCTTTAGCCTGGTACTGTTTCAATATCGGAGTGTGTGATCCACCAGCTCCATCTAGGAGAATCTACACATAAAAAATGCAAGACCTTACCTGAATAATTAAACCAATCATTGCAacaaattttaaaagtatttGTTTTTCTTATTGAAACTAGGACATCTCCAACTACTGTAATTACCTTGGTCAGAAGGATTTGAACACCAGCATACTTGTTGTCCCAAGAAAATTCCCTGACTGCCCATCCAGTTCCACCCAAAGACACCGCGTTGTCCACCACATATTTTAAGTAGTACTCGTCATTAGTTGCTCGGTAGAGCCATGCAGCAGCCCACAGAAGCTCATCCTAGTACATCATGAACAAAGTTGATTTGAGAAAATTTATAAGTTGAACAagtggtaggaaatgcaggtcaggAATATTATCACCGACCGAATAACCAGATGATGTGTAGAATGCTTGAGCGTTTGGGATGGAATCATCATACAAACCTCTGAAGGTATCCGCAAATGAGAATAGCTGCAATATTTCAAGAATTCCCAGTTAAACAGTCtaccaaaaaaaaaggaaagaaatccTCTCTTTACACACGAACTCAAGGGCAAAGCTATATTTGGCGAAGGGTGGTTAGTTGAACACTGAAAAATTAAATATTTAAGGCCTTATTGAAATTCATGACTTCACCACTGTACACACATTTATATGTACATATTAAGGTGCACCTGTTTTGCATGCACTAAAAGGAGGGTAGAGTAGGAAGAGTCGTAAGGTTTGAATGCAATAGACGCAGCAGCCAAAGCAGCAGCAGCTTCACCAGCAAGGTCAGAACCTGGGTGGCTGGGATCAAGTTTGTAAGCAGTTCTTGGGGTTGTCATGTCTTCTGCTCTCTCCCAACAATAGTGATCAGAATCTCCATCTCCGACCTGAAATTTCAACTAATACTTTAGACATGAAAAATACAAAAGATAAGGCATCTCGGATGTTCGAATTGTTTACAAAAGTTTCAAATAATGTCGATATATGTTACTACTATATAAAATTTTGTAAAAACTATAGTTTCTAATAGATTGTTCCTGATGAAGTTAACCTTTTACCAGCAATGAATATGAAAACTCAAAATGTCAAATAATGATACACCGGTTAAATGAAAATGGGTAATGTGCAAGTGATGTACAATGAATTCCAAAAAATGAAAAGGGATAAAAAAAGTGTCCCCAATATAAAAAATTTCCTTTTTAGTTAGTCGAAGAAGAatgatattttttatatttagtaacaagttaactttaaaatactcattttatccttaatgacaaataatttatagtcacacaaatatctatggcttatttagaccacaagtttcaaaggttttcttttttcttaaattcCGACGGTCAGGCTGTGCGCATATTGTTATTTCACATGGGTGTGTTCGGTACGAAGGTTTtccgaaaaatattttttttttgataaacacaagttatttaaaaatgaaaaaattacATCCTATTGGAACTAGAGGAAAACAAGTTACAGAAGTGGACATTGATTGTGTCCTATCCATCCTCCAACATACCTCATCTTCAGCCCCACCTCCATAGCCCCATCCCCATCCCCACCAACCCCCACACACCTTACCCTACCCCCACCTAACTATAGTATTTGTGTAGGTCATATACAAATgcttttaggataatattttttgcttacgtAGTGAAAACAAGAAAATAGGAAAGAAACCATTTATTTTGCGggaaaacatttttcatttaaaatATGTTCCTTCATAACGAATACAACCCTAGTCGTAACAATATCATAATTAGGTAGAAAAAATCGGCCGGTCCTTCCTGAAGCAGGTAACCAAACTATTGCAAATATTTCTATCTACCAAGATATATAGAGAACAAGCAATTGAATGTAGTTGGTGTAGAGAAGAAGAATTAATACAATTACCTGAGCCCAGAGGACATTGGGCTGAGTATGGGACTTGATGAAGTAATTAGTACCCCATTTAATGGCAGCCAAGGTATTCCCCATCTGATTAAGGTCTACAATTTCCTTCCTGTAGTCAACAGCACTCCACGCTAGCATTGTCACACTATATGCCATAGGCAATCCAAATTTTACATGATCTCCTGCATCATAGTACCCTCCCACCAAGTTCACCTGCATGCCCATATCAACCATAGTTTTACAAAATTAAACAAATTTTACCAATCACATACTCAAATTAAGCTTCCAAATCTTCACTTAATTCCTACCTATACGTCCTTGCAAAATATGGAACGAAATCAATAACCTATACTCATCATTAAAAAGACTAGATATATACTGGTTCATTGTTAACATACATCAAAGTGGTTTTAAGTATTTGTTGAATACTATGAAAAAACACCTAAAAAGCAATGAAAGGATTTAAGAGAGATGAACTTACCCCTTGGAGAAAACCATCCTTGAGACCTGAATCGCCACGCCATTTGACACGTTGATTCGGAGGCAATTTTCCAGACCTCTGCGCCTCAAAGAAGAGCAAAGTCTTGTCCATGGCATCTCCATAGTCAAAAGTAGCCACTGCCTCCAAAGCCAGTAGGCCAACTAACAATACAGCAATAACTTGAAACTTTGATGCTATTCCCATTATTCTTCTCCTTCTTTCTCTAATATAGGAATTAGAATCAAAGAAGGTAATAATATAGAAAGAACTATATGCATGGAGATATATATAGATGGGGTCCGTGATATGGGATTTTGTTTCTATAATTATGAATGGGCAGCATTAAGGTGGTAGCCTACACGTTCGTAGACTAATAACTTGGTTTAAGCTCGCCACGTCTTCTTGCCTTATATTCTCATTACATGATTGACGCGTTGGGAAGATTTGTACGTGCATCTCACctctatcaatgatcatgtggAATCTTCATAAATGATTATTTATATTGGACATTATTTTTTCGTTTTTCTTTCAAGGATTGTTAGGTTTTTTGAGGTTGACTTGAAATATTGCACATAAAATATTTCTCTGACTACACAGATTTTAAATATTCTCGTACAGTTTCGTAAAATATTGCGAGAACTCCTTAGATATTTTTAGtttttcctttatttgtttgCTCACCCTACCACTAGGCAGTAGGGGTGGGCACAGTTTGGGCCAATCCGAAATtcgaattttttaaatatttggtttggatatttggattatggatGGGACTTcgggttttatttttaaaattcatggatttcggattggatattgatttagtactatggatttttggatatccgaaaatccgaaatttttataccttttatCTAGCCCTACTTATATCATATGTGTCAAGTACTcataagtctagtttctaaaggtcCAATAGATTAGTATCTACGGCCATacccattaaaatattaaatcTAATATACAATTCTCTACGAAATCAAATATACTATAAggttttcttacttctcaagtctcaaAAGACTCATGATAGTGTCAACCACAACagagttctttgttatttttctagatgactacttagattttattttgttcatttctaCTTTTTCAGAATGCTTTTATTTGGTATGGATTTACtatgttggacatgacttggatttgttaatcctaatttgaactAGAAGAATTTTTTTACTGAAcaattaagatttagatttacctctatggaactaacacatgaatttcgttcctaataagtttgtcttaagtctcaagagtcaaatccgaaAATCCGAAATATCCAAACTGAATAATctgaaaccgaacttaaaatatccaattcaatccgaacttatttggattggatttggattttaatttcttcaatccgaaaatcgaatatccaaaccgaaaatttcatatccaatccgatggcccgaacgcccacccctactagGCAGTAGCAATAGGTGGTTTTTAGAGTTgggatttctttttcttttttttaaaaaacaaattttcCCAAATTGTGCTTGGTTTAAAAAGCTCTTCTTTATTATTCATGTTTTCTCCTAAATTGTGCATTATTTCAATTTTGATCCTCTTAttattgtgcaccacatttaaCCTTTAATCAGCTTAGATATATAAATTTTGAAGCTAATAGAAAGTTAAAACTAAAGGAATAATTATCAAAAATTTAGTAAGAAAGTGTAGACACATAAAATTTATTGGGTCTAATGTGATGACCCGCCACTTCATCATGCTATCTAGGTGCCACTTGACACACATCTTTGCCATGTAAGATGCTTACCTAAGAGGAAGACTAGCACTTAAGGGAAGGTATTAGACAAATACGAGAATTTCCCTTAAAAGATCCTAGAATCCTATGAATTTGCTAGGAAAGTCCATGAAACTTTCTTGCCATATAGAGAATTCTAGAAATAGGAATGAGTAAATTCTCTAATAGGTCCCTCATGTATTGTGAATTATCTATAaatatcacttttgtttcttttaggactACAATATCACCCAACTATTACTATATACTAAACACACAAAACTCTTCTTCTCTCTTAGTTGGCATGCCATATCACataaattctattttttttaaaataactttaTTTAACTCATCTCAACTCCACTTAACTCAACCTAACCCAAACCCTTAACCATCCAACTCATGTCTTATACCCATTTAATCCGGTTAGAAAACATCATAGAAGAATAACTTTTATACccgattttgattttttttgcattttgcaCCCTTAACGTATACTCCCTTTTATGATTTGCACATATGCACGATAATCTCTATATTTTCTTAGAAAATCATAAAAGACTTAGTTTGTTTTATTATTTACGAGGGTAAATATTTTATCCATTTTTCACTACTGACACTACTAATAGTTGGGGAAGTGCTAGCTGGGGAACAAATTAAACAGTTTGCATATCTAAATGTAAAGACAAAATTGGTACAAAAGTTGTTCACTAGccatttttttaaatttatcttTCAAAATAATCATTATTACTATTGAAGTTTCAGATTTTTAGATGAAACTACAAGATATTTACCGTGTAATTTCATCGCTATATATTACATTACTTTTCAGTTACAATGATTGGAATTTTATCCGACAAAGTAGACATTTAATTTGGTGCATGCACCAAATGAGGTAAAAACTTATCTCCACTATTAAAACAATAAATGTAAATTGATTTCTTATGTTGTTACAAAATCATAAAAGACATACTCTTGTaaataataaaacaaaataagTCTTTTTTGGTTTTATAAGAAAATACTAATATTAGAGTGCatatcgatatatatatatatatatataggataaGGTGCAAATCATAAAAGGAGTATACATTGAGGGTCAAAATGCAAAAAATCCAAAACCGGGAATAAAAGTTACGCTTCTTTGATATTTTCTAACCGGGTTAAATGGGTATAAGACAAGAGTTGGTTGGTTTATGGGTTTGGCTTGGGTTGAGTTGAGTTAAATGAATTTGATGaattaaataaatttattattaaaaaaaataaaattttatgtgACATGGCATGCCAATTAGGAGAGAAGGAAGGTTTTGTATTTTTAGTATATTCTAAGGAAAATAGTGACAGTTGAGTGATATTCTagtcctaaaagaaacaaaagtgatattTGGAAGCAATTAACAATAAACGGGTGACCGTTTAGGGAATATACTCAAATACTAGGAACTTACTTGTAAATATGGTGGGACATGTGTAACAATAATTATTTACCCATTAGCCCCTAGATGACTAGTAT
Above is a genomic segment from Lycium barbarum isolate Lr01 chromosome 12, ASM1917538v2, whole genome shotgun sequence containing:
- the LOC132624964 gene encoding endoglucanase 5, which translates into the protein MGIASKFQVIAVLLVGLLALEAVATFDYGDAMDKTLLFFEAQRSGKLPPNQRVKWRGDSGLKDGFLQGVNLVGGYYDAGDHVKFGLPMAYSVTMLAWSAVDYRKEIVDLNQMGNTLAAIKWGTNYFIKSHTQPNVLWAQVGDGDSDHYCWERAEDMTTPRTAYKLDPSHPGSDLAGEAAAALAAASIAFKPYDSSYSTLLLVHAKQLFSFADTFRGLYDDSIPNAQAFYTSSGYSDELLWAAAWLYRATNDEYYLKYVVDNAVSLGGTGWAVREFSWDNKYAGVQILLTKILLDGAGGSHTPILKQYQAKADYFTCACLQKNDGYDVALTPGGLIYVREWNNLQYASSAAFLLAMYSDYLSEKKAVLTCPEGQVQPSDILSFAKSQADYILGKNPKAISYLVGYGQNYPIHVHHRGASIAPISVLHSAVSCLEGFETWYRRPQANPNIIHGGLVGGPSKTDDFSDDRSNYEQTEPTISGSAPLIGLFCKLQSLSGYSGSYHHRSPTPYQKPPASRRPQPSAPNHKAPQSSHPYNKAPGAPVIFLHSIISTWTIGPTTYYKHKVAVKSTSQNPITDLKLVVENLSGSLWGLSPCPEKNTYELPQWNRVLKPGSELIFVYIQGGAQAKISIKSYH